The sequence ACTCAGCACTCAGCACTCAGCACTAATCAGACGCCTCACGCCTCAGTTTTGAATCCAAACGCTCCATAACAATACTAAGGTATCAACCCCCTTACCTAAGCTGATTAAAAAGTGCGCTATGCTGAGTTTCTGATCCGGAGGGTGTACGATGTTCAGATTCGCAATTGGTGTTATATTTTTCAGTCCGCTGCTGGCAATGGCAAATGATATGTCTGTGGTCAGCTCGCCGATCTGGAAGCAAACATGGCAGACCGCGCCGGTGCAGGTTCAGAAGTATTCTCTTGGGGTGTCAGATTATCAGCACGAGATAAAGCGCTTCAGTTTTGCCCGGCCCCTGACCCGGTATCTGTCACTGTCGGCACAGGTTATAACAAGCCGCAGGGGGCTGCAGGACTGCGCCAACAGCTTTGACCAGGCAACCTTAGGTTATGAAATTATTCCCCGTCTGCAACTGGCCGAAGAGTTTGAGCTGGGTCTGGGGTATGCACGGCTTGATGGTGGTCATATGGCTTTTATCACCGGCGACAGACTGGATATGGCAGACAGCCACAGTTTTATCCTCTCCACCGAGCTGATGCAGGGACAGCCTGCTTCCAGCCTCGAAGTGAGGCTGACCCGCACCCATTATGACGCCCATGCGGTATATGATCAGCAAACCGCCTTTACGGATAATAATGTCTCCCTTTCATACCAAATACGTTTCTGAACCAATGCCATTGTATGTTTCATTGATGTATGTTTTTTTTATGCCACAATTAAGTCAATTCACACAGATAGTTACCCGCAATAAGTGAGCAGCTATCGGTGTGAACTGGTTTGACTTCTCTTAGACTCACATAGCTGTTCCGTAGACAAAGAGAGTTGCTATCAGCAGCATTAGGCATAAGGACAGTGTATCGTGGACAGTTTCGATCTGATCCTGATCGTCACCGGCGCCCTTCTGATTCTGGTTGGTCTGGGACTATTTATCTTCGGTAAGAAAGACGGTAACAAGAACTATCTTGAAGGCTTTGGTATCAAACTGGATGTCAGTAATCCGTCCATTATCCTTATTGTGGCGGGCGTTGGGTTGCTGTTAGCGCCCAGGCTTCTGCCGGCAAACAAACCCGCCATGGGCGATACATCCAGCCCATTACAGCACATCGTTACTGAGCCACAGCAACAGCAATCAGAGTTTGTGACAGAAAAATCAACTGGCCAGGACAACACGGGAAAGGAACCACCCAAACAACAACCCCGGCACTTTATGCCTCAGGGCTATTGGCAGCTCAACGATTATCAGGAGTCTGGTGTCGCCTTACCCAATGTGCAGGGGAGTATCAGTTTCGCTAATGACTCAGAACAAAAAAGGAGCTGGCAGGCTAACCTCATTTTTATGGATATGTGGGGTAATATGGCCAGCTACAGCTATCAGGGCCAGATATGGGTCGACCCGGAGGGCAGGTATTTTATCAGCCTGCTTGCCAGCAATGATCCGGGTTTTATTGCTCAACCCCGGGCGCCGCTTGAACTAATGATGGAACAGGGCAATATGCTTCATCTGGCCTATTCCTACCGGGGCACAGATATACTGATGCACTTTATGCAGTAGTATCCCCAAGTATTCAATGCATATTTTTCTCAGGCGAACACCACAGTCTTATGGTGGTGGATGATCACCCTGTCTTCAAGGTGATAACGCACGCCATTGGCCAGTGCCTGCTTCTCACAGTTCTTGCCCTTGCGCACCATGTCGGCGGCGGTATCGCTATGGCTGATACGCATGACTTCCTGTTCAATAATCGGTCCCTCATCCAGATCTGAAGTCACATAATGACAGGTTGCCCCAATCAGTTTCACACCTCTGTCATAGGCCTGCTGATAAGGCCGGGCGCCGGCGAATGAAGGCAGGAAACTATGGTGAATATTAATCGCCTTACCGGCCAGCTCCTGACACAGGCTATCCGGCAGAATCTGCATAAAACGGGCAAGTACGGTCAGATCGATTTGATAGTGAAGCAGCAATTTCTGAATATCAGCAAAAGCCTGCTGTTTGCCCAGTGCTTCAAAATCCACCCAATGAAAAGGAATATCGTACCAGTCGGCAAACTGCTGAAGGTGGGGATGATTAGCAATGATACAGGGAATGTCACAATGCAGCTCATGGGTATGCCAGCGGTGCAGTAAGTCATTCAGGCAGTGGGATTCCTTGCTGGCCAGCAGCGCCACCTTCTGTTTGTGGTGAGAGTCTGTCAGCCGCCAGTGCATATCGTATTGTTTTGCGATGGGTTCAAACAGCCCTCTGAAGGCCTCGATACTCAGAGGCAGGGAGTCGGCGCGGATTTCATGGCGCATAAAAAAGCGCCCGGTCTGCTGATCAGTGTGGTGACTGGCTTCAATAATGGTGGCATTGTGATTGGCCAGAAACTGACTCACTGCGGCCACCAGCCCGACCTGATCGGGGCAGTCAATGACCAGACGAAAGGTTTGTTGCATGGGTTACCCGTCTGTTAGTAATGAAATTGTAGTTTGGTGAATTTCAGTAGCATTGCGACACAGAATATATGACAGGTTCTGCGATCGCCAGCGACTTTGCCGCCGGTTCTGCTATCTGGGAACTTGTTGAACGTCCTCTAATCCAGTTTTCCCCGTGCCAGCTTTTCACGAATACTCAGTCCGCTATCCAGTGGCCAGCGCGCCAGTACATGATATTGAACGCCCTGACGACCCGGGCGTGACTCAAACAAACAGAACTGTTCGAAGCTTGCACTGATGTCCGGCTGCATCAGACAGACAGGAGGATTACTGGCCTGTTTACGGTATAAGCTGATGTGGGGAACATAATCCCGGTTCTCTCCAGGCAGTCCCAGTCTGCCTGCTATGGCTGAGAGATTACCGGCCAGGTTGTTTAACGCAACAGGCACCACCGAGGGGCCAATCCAGAGGGTTCTGGGTCTGGGCCAGTAGCCCATTTGATCAATGGTGAGGTTGAAAGCCTGGTTTGTCAGCCGATCCGCCTGCGCTAAAAGTGCTTCCTGTTGATGCACGGGAACTGTGCCCAGAAAGGCCAATGTAATATGAAAATTTGCCGCAGGCACCGGCCCTGCCAGTGGCGGCAGGTTAATCTCACGCCACTTCTCTATACTGAGCTTTACCGACGGAGTCAGTTCAAGACCAAAGAATAATCTCATAATACTGTATGCAGATGCTGAAAAATCGATTTTTGTGTAGGGCTTTGAATGTTTAAGGTACTTTATATAAGTGTGAACAAACATACATTTTATTATTTTTCTTTGACGTGTGCATCTCACCAGTGGCAGTTTGCAATTCTGGATTGTTTGCGCAACCTGAAGTACTAATAGCATGCTTATTCTGGCCAGTGTAGCTTGTTGTCGGCCATGGAAAAAGGAAAGCGTTAATGGAACAACATGACTGGCAACGGGTGGAAACTCTGTTTCACCAGGCGCTGGAACTTGATAAAAGGGAGATCGAGCCGTTTCTGGAGCAGGCCTGTGCCGATGCACCCGAATTAAAGCAGGCGGTGTTGTCTTTGCTGCAACACGCTGATCACACTGTTGAACTGGTGCGGCCCATCGAAGGGGCGGCACAGGAGTTTTTTGCGACCGCTGATACACTCTGTGGTCAGCGTCTTGGTCCCTACAGGATTGTCAGGCTGATCGCCAGTGGCGGCATGGGCGCCGTGTATCTGGCCGAACGGGCGGATGATCAGTATCAGAAACAGGTGGCAATCAAGCTGATTCGGGCCAGCGCCATTGCCAGCGAAATGTTACTACAGCGGTTTAAGACAGAGCGCCAGATTCTGGCCGAGCTGGAACACCCTAATATTGCCCATTTGCTCGATGGTGGTGCCACCGACGAGGGCATTCCCTATCTGGTAATGGAATATGTAGACGGGGTCGAAATCAATCAGTATTGCTCGGATAAAAAACTGTCCATCCCCCAGCGTTTGAGGCTGTTTGTAAAGGTGTGCGCGGCGATTCAATATGCGCACCAGAAGCTGATCGTACATCGCGATTTTAAACCCTCCAATTTACTGGTGACTGCTGACGGAGAGCCCAAACTACTGGACTTTGGGATTGCCAAATTACTTGCAGAATCCGGCAGTGATGAATGGGCAGTGCAGACCAGTACTGAAGAGCGGGCCATGACACCCCGCTACTCGGCCCCGGAGCAGATACGCGGGGAAACCATAACCGTTGCCACCGATGTGCATGCGCTGGGACTATTGTTATATGAACTGCTCACCGGCAGACCTGTATATGGCAAAGAGCTAAACAACAGGTATCAACTGCAACAGGCGATATTGCAGGATACCGTCATCGCGCCCAGCATTGCCGTGACAATGCCGCGCTCTGACAGCGATCTTCCCATACCTGCGGCGACGCCTCAGGGCCTGCAGCGACAGCTTAGAGGCGATTTGGACAATATCGTGATGAAGGCGCTGAGCAAAGAGCCCCAGCGGCGCTATCAATCTGCATCGGAGCTGGCCGAAGATGTCACCAATTTTCTTGAGCACCGGCCGGTACAGGCAAGGGCTACCTCTTTTGCCTATCGTTGCGGTAAATTCCTGCGTCGCAACCGCTTGAGCAGTGCGCTGGCGGCCAGTGTGCTGATCCTGGTTACGGTGTTCAGCACCGCAATCTGGGTGCAGTCACGGCAACTGGAGGTGGAGCGGGATCTGGCCCAGCAACAGCGCGATGTGGCAGAGGTGGAGCAGGGCAAGGCCGAGGCCATGAGCCGTTTTTTACTCGGCATGTTTACGGATTTGCGCCCCAATGAATCACAGGGCCGGGAAGTCAGCCTGCGTGAAGTGCTGGACAAAGCCAGTGAACAGCTGGATCAGCAAACCGATCATCAACTCAGTGCGCAACCCTTGATCGAAGCCAGAGTGCGGCGTGAAATTGGCGATATCTATTATCGTATTGGCCGGCTGCAGCCAGCTATCGCTCATCTGGAAAAGAGTCTGTCGATATTACGCCAACACCCCCAAAGGGAGCCCAGGGATCTGTTCAGAGTATTGTTATCCCTGAGTAACACCTACAGCAGGGCAGACCGCCATGATGAAAGGCTGCCGTTGCTGGAAGAGTCTGTAGAAATCTCTAAACAGATCAATGGCCCGGAAAGTGAGCAGACGCTGGGAATGATGACCAATCTGGGCGGATTTTATAATGATATTGGTCGTGCACAGGAGGCCATCGACCTGCACACCGAAATTCTAGCCACCAGTAGTAAAGTGCTGGGGGAAGACAGCTTTATTACGCTGCTGGCGATCACCAGCCTGGGTGCTGACTACATCTCTTTGTGGCGTTATCAGGATGCAGAAGAATATTTCAGTCTGGGGTTAAGGCGCAGCACAGAGGTGTTTCACGAAAACCATAACCTGGCCCTTTACAATCTGGGTAGTCTGGCCACTTTGCTGGAAGAAACCGGCCGCTACAGTGAAGCAGAAGAAGCGGCCAGGGAGTATCTGCGTCGCAATACCCAGGTTCTGGGAGACGCGCATCAGGACACTTACGAGTCTAAATACCGGCTGGCACGGGTGCTGCTCAGGCAAAGTCATTTCGAAGAAGCGGAAGCCCTGCTCAGTGAAAGCCTGCAAGGTTTACCTGCACTGGTGGGAGAACAACATGGCGTGGTGTTGCAGATAAAAAGCACACTGGCTGATTTGCTGATGCAGACCGGGCGTACTGACCAGGCCGGTCAGATGAGTGAGGCGGCACTAAACGGCGCGCTGGCACTTTGGGGCATTGCCCATCCGAAAACCTTGCCAATGGCACTGGTCATGGCGCGGATCCATCAGCAGCAACAGGCCTCAGATCAGGCTTTTGCATTGTATGAAAAGGCGCTGGCCGGATGGCAGAGTCTGGATGCTTCGCACCCCGGGCAGTATGCAACATTAGTCGCCATGGCCAGGGCATACCTGGATAAGGGGCGGGCAGCAGACGGCGTCAGTTATCTGCGCCGGGCGGTCACTCTGGCTGACAGTAATCCTGATATCTACCATGATGATCTGCCCTGGGTACTGAAAACGCTGGTGGAGCTGTTATACAGGGAAGGTGATTCACAGCAGGCTCAAAACTATGAACAGTGGCTGGCAAAACTTAATCAGCAACAAAGCGCAGGTTATTCGGGGTCGCATTGAAACCCTTGATGGACGTCACGGAATTGAATCCGCATAACTCAAAAGGAATGATCTGATGATCAATACAATAAACACTGGGGTTTTACCTGCGTCCTCAGCAGAGCGGATAGTGCTGCTGGATGCCGTTCGTGGCTTTGCGCTGCTGGGTATACTGCTGATGAATATCGAATATTTTCAGCGACCGTTGCAGGCTATCATGCTGGGGTTTGACACTCAGCAACAGGGCATGGACTATGCGGTGGCCTGGTTTTCCTTCACTTTTGTGCAGGGCAAATTCTATACCCTGTTCTCTTTTCTGTTTGGTCTTGGTTTTGTGGTGTTTATGGATCGGGCCATGCAAAAAGGCCGCGGGGCGCGGATGCTCTTTTTGCGCAGGCTGGTCATCCTGTTGATGGTGGGTGTGGCGCACCTGCTGCTAATCTGGGGCGGTGATATTCTGCATTTATACGGTCTTCTGGGCCTGTTACTGCTGTTTTTTGTCAACAGCCCGGTGAAAAGGTTGTGGAAGTGGGGGCTGGCATTCAATTTTGTGATCCCTGTGCTGATACTGTGGTTAGGGGTTCTGGCGTTACAGGGAGCCATGAGTGTTCCTGAGACAGCGGCACAGATGCAGGCAGATTTTGAGCAGGACAGAGTAACGCTGCTGGGCGATATTGTCAGGGCTGACAGCATTTACGCCTCGGGCAGTTACTGGCAGGCGGTGCAATGGCGGATGGATGAGTGGTATAGCATGTACCTCGATGGCGGGTTATTGTTCTTCGGGTTGGTTATATTCGGCGCCTTTCTGATCGGTGCCGCTTTTGGTCGTGCCGGGGTGTTTGCCGATTTATCAGCTCACCGGGCCTTATTTAAACGTCTGATGCTGTGGGGATACGGGCTGGGGGTTCCTGCTACACTGATTTGGGGCGTTAAGGGGCAGAGCCTGGATCCCCTTTATCCTACCGTTGAATATGCGGCGATGATCACCGTCAGCCAGATTGCCAATCTGGCCTTATGTCTGGCTTATATTGGTAGCCTGTCATTACTGTTTCTGCGCGGTGCTAAATGGGTAGCCTATCTTGCCCCGGCAGGGCGAATGGCGCTGACTAACTATTTGCTCCAGTCGGTGGTGTTTACCTTGCTGTTTTACGGTTATGGTCTGGGGCTCTATGGCGAGTATGGCCGTGCCGAAACCACCCTGATGGCGTTGGCGTTTTACGCCCTGCAGCTATGGCTGAGTCACTTATGGTTACAGCGATTCCGGATGGGACCGATGGAGTGGTGCTGGCGTGTGCTGACCTACGGCAAGATTCAACCGGCCAGAGGCTGACACAGTGGGTTATAAAATCCTGCTGATTTAAGGCACTTCCGGACAGGGAAATGATAAACTTTGCCTCCGATATTTACCCGGATTATTGCTGTATTAATGAGTAGACCCTCTGCGTTACCTGTTAGCGAGACCTATCCCAGGCTGGCCAGCGCTCTGGAGCAGGAAAACGTTATTCTGTCTGCCCCGCCGGGGGCGGGTAAATCAACCTGGTTGCCCCTGCAGTTATTAAAATTGCCCTGGTTATCCGGCAAAAAGATTCTGATGCTGCAGCCACGCAGAGTGGCGGTCAGGGCCATTGCCGGCTATCTGGCACAGCAGTTGGGTGAGTCTGTAGGCCAGACAGTGGGTTATCGTATTCGTGGTGAGGCCAGAGTGAGTCAGGCCACCCGGCTTGAGATCCTTACGGAGGGGCTGCTGACCCGTATGTTGCAACAGGATCCTGAGCTAAGCGGCACAGGGCTGGTGATCTTCGATGAATTCCATGAGCGCAGCCTGCATGCGGATTTTTCACTGGCGCTGTGTCTGGAAGTGCAGGCAGCATTGCGTGAAGATTTAAGGCTTCTGGTGATGTCGGCCACGCTGGAGCAATCAGCGTTGCAGACACTGCTTCCCCGGGCGCAGAATGTTCAGAGTATGGGGCGAAGCTACCCATTGCAAATCCACTATCAGCCAGCGCCATCCCGCGCGGATTGGCTGCAGCATATGGCGGGCGTGATATTACAGGCGCTGGATGAAAACGACGGCAGCGCACTGGCCTTTTTGCCCGGCGCCGGCGAGATTCGCCGCCTGGCAGACATGCTGTCCGGCAGGTTGCCTTCGGACTGTCACCTCTACTGCCTGTTTGGCGAGCTGGGTAAAGAGGCGCAGATGGCGGCGGTGGCCCCGCTGCAACAAGGTCAGCGTAAGCTGGTACTGGCCACTAATATTGCTGAAACCAGCCTGACCATAGACGGGATAAATATGGTCATCGACAGTGGGCTGGAGAAAGTGGCCCGCTTCGATCTGAATCAGGGTATCAGTCACCTGCGCTCTGTGCGTATCTCCCAGGCGTCTGCCACACAACGAGCAGGGCGTGCCGGCCGTTTAGGGCCCGGTGTCTGTTATCGTCTGTGGCCGCAGGCTGAGCAGTCAAGGCTGGCGGAACAAAGCACACCACAGATATTGCTTAGCGATATGGCGCCGATGATCTTAGAGGCCGCCGCCTGGGGCACAGAAATTCCGGCGTTGGCACTGCTGGATCAACCCACAGATGCGCAAATTGAACAGGGCCGGGCCCTGCTTCAGTCCTTGCAGGCGTTGGACAATCAGGGGCATATCACCGCCCATGGCCGCCAGCTTTGTAATCTGGGCTGTCATCCCAGGCTGGCCCATATGCTGATCCGGGCGCAGGAAATGGGCAGTGATAAACTCAGGCTGGCCTGTATGCTTGCTGCATTAACAGAGAGTAAAGACCCACTTCGCTCATCTTCTACGGCAGCCATTGAAGAGCGATTGGGTTATCTGAGCCGTAATCCTGATGACGCGGTTCTGAGGCTGGCATTGGTGTGGTTTAAACGGCTAAATGGCACTGGTAAGCTCGATCCGGCGCGGGCAGATCTCAGCCATACGGGCGCGTTGCTGGCGCTGGCCTTTCCTGACAGGGTGGCTAAATCCCGGGGCCAGGGCCGTTATCTGATGGCCAGAGGCAGCGGCGCCAGTCTCAGTGAAAACGATAGCCTCGCTAAAGAACCCTATCTGGTGATAGCCAATCTGCTCAATACCGGTGCAGGAGGAGATGCACGAATCACGTTGGCTGCGGCGATTAAAGAAGCGCAGCTGATATCACAGTTCAGCGAACAAATGGTCACAGAAACTGTCTGTCAGTGGCAGCCTGCACAAAAAGCGATGCAGGCAAGGGCGCAGCGGCGCCTGGGGAAGCTGATATTTTCCAGTGAGCCAGTACCGGTCGAGTCAGGAGAGGCTTTACAGCAACGCTGGCTGGAGCTGATTCGCCAGCAGCGGCTGAACTGGCTGCCGATGAGCGATAATGCCTGGCAGTTTATTCATCGGGCCCGGCTGGCGGCCACATGCTTAAGTGACCTTGGATGCTGGAGTGAGTCTGCCTTGTTGGAGGATATTCAAAACTGGCTGCTGCCTTATCTGGATAATTGTACGAGTTTCAGGGCACTGCAACAGCTGGATTTTGTGGCTTTGCTGAAAAACCGGCTCGACTGGGCACAGCAACAGACTCTGAATGAGCTGTTTCCTGGTCAGATTCAGGTGCCCAGTGGCAGTCGCTGCAAACTGGATTATCGCGATGATGGTTCGGTGGTGCTGGCGGTGAGAATGCAGGAACTCTATGGCTGGACAGAGACCCCCACGCTGGGTCGCGGGCAGATAGAAATACAACTGGAGTTGCTGTCACCGGCGCAGCGGCCTTTGCAAAAAACCGCCGACCTGAAAGGCTTCTGGGCCGGCAGCTATAAAGCCATCCAAAAAGAGATGAAAGGCCGCTACCCTAAGCATTTCTGGCCCGATGATCCGGCCAATGCTCAGGCCACCACTAAAACCAAGAAGAAGATGTAATGGTACAGAAAAAAACTTCAAACACTTCCCGCAAGGCGCCAAGCCGTCGCGCTAATGTCACCAAGAGCAACGCAGGTAAAAGTCGTGCCACCAACAGCAAAGCGAGGCCTTCCCTGCGCGCCAGAATCTGGATCTGGAGCTGGCGAAACAGCTGGAAGTTCCTGCTGGTGGGCTTGCTGTGTCTGAGTGCTTATGGTCTGTATCTGGATGCCAGAATTAAAGCCCGTTTTGAAGGTAATACCTGGCAGGTGCCTGCGCAGATCTATGCCCGCCCCTATACCCTGAGCCGGGGGCAGCAACTGAGCATTTCAGAAGTGGTGGAAGAGCTCAAATGGTTGTCATACCGGCCGGTGGCTCAGGTGAAAAGCAGTGGTCAGTACGCCGTAGATGGCAATAAGCTGCACTTTTATCGCCGGGAGGCCTTGTTCGCAGAGGGAGAGGAATCCGCCGCCATGACCCGGCTGACTTTTGCCAATGGCGAGCTCAGTGATATCCGATTTAATGGCCGGGCGGTGGAGCAGGTCAGTCTGGAGCCCTATCTGGTTACCCGTTTTACCAATAGCAGCGGCGAAGACCGTATGCTGGTGCAACTGGAAGATGTGCCCCAGGAATTGATCTCCATGTTACTGCTGGTGGAAGACCGCGACTTCTATCAGCATCAGGGTATTGCCCCGCTGGCAATACTCAGAGCCCTGATGGCCAATATCAGCGCCGGCCGGGCGGTGCAGGGTGGCAGTACCCTGACCCAGCAGCTGATCAAAAACCTGTTTCTGACCAATGAAAAAACGCTGCTCAGAAAAGCCAACGAAGCCCTGATGTCACTTGTGATAGAGCTGCGTTACAGCAAGGATGAGATCCTGGAGGCCTATCTTAACGAAGTCTTTCTCGGTCAGAATGGCCTCAACGGGGTGCACGGTTTTGGGCTGGCCAGCTACTTTTACTTTGATCGCCCGCTGAATGAGCTCAGTGTGCCTGAGATGGCCCTGTTGGTGGGAATGATCAAGGGGCCCTCCTATTATAATCCCAGACGCAATCAGGAGCGTGCACTGGAACGGCGGAACCTGGTATTGCGACTGATGTTTGAAGAGCAGGATGTCGCCCCGCAACACTATCAGGCCTGGTTGAAAACGCCGATAACGCTGCGTCAGCAGGGCAAGTATAACCGCAGCACTCATCCGGCATTTATGGATAAGGTGCGCGAAGAGCTGCAGCGCATTTTGCCCGATGCGTCGTTGCAGGAGGCGGGCATAAAGATTTTTACCACCCTGGATCCATTGGCGCAGCGCAAGGCTGAGGCTGTACTGAGTAAGGGCATCGCCCGTATCAGTGAGCAGCGCCAACTGCCTGACCTCCAGGGTGCCATGGTGGTGACAGATATTGCCAGTGGCGGCATTCGCGCCATGGTGGGGGACAAGAATACGCATTATCAGGGCTTTAACCGTGCTGTGGATGCCAGGCGGCCCATAGGCTCGCTGATCAAACCGGCGGTATATCTGACCGCCCTGGAGCAGCCCTTTTACTATCATTTGGGTACACCCATTGCCGATATGCCGATAGAGCTGAAAAGCAGTGAGGGCAAATTGTGGGCACCGCAGAATGCCGACCAGACCTTCCGGGGGCAGGTCTCCCTGTTGCAGGGGCTGAGTGAATCCTTAAATGTTCCGACTGTGACCTTAGGTATGGAACTGGGCCTGGATGCCGTTGCCGATACCATCAAACGGCTGGGTGTGCACCAGGATGTGCCCTTATATCCGGCGATGACACTGGGCGCCCTGTCATTGTCACCACTGCAGGTCAACCAGCTATACCAGACCATTGCCAATGAGGGCGGTTACATTCCCCTGCACAGTATCAGCGCAGTAGTGGATAATGACGGAAAATTGCTATGGCAGCACCGACAGAGTGCCAGACAACGGGCCGATCGCAAGGCAGTCTATCTGCTCAATTACGCTCTGAACAGAGTGACCCGCGAGGGCACGGCAAAGGCCCTGAAACAACGTTTTCCACAATTGCATCTGGCGGGCAAAACCGGTACCACCAACGATTACCGTGATTCCTGGTACAGCGGCTTCGACCGCCACCACCTGTCTACCATCTGGTTAGGTACCGATGATAATCAGAATACCGGGCTTGCCGGTGCCAGCGGTGCGCTGCCATTGTATATGGATTATTTGCAGCAAAGTCATCCTAAGTCCCTGTCCCGCCCCTTCCCGCAGGGGCTTGGCATAGCGCATTTTGATCTTGATAGCGGCACGCCCGTGCAACCGGGCTGCGCTGGCAGTATCAGTGTGCCGGCGGTAACAGACGCTCTGCCAGCGCCTGCTGATTGTCTCAGTGCCGAGCGGGAAAAGCCCGGGAAGAAAGAAAAAAGCTGGTGGCAGAAGCTGTTTGGAGGGGAGTAAAACCAACAGTAACCGAAAGGGGGCGCTTAAAGGTTTCATATATAAACACTTTTTGTAAAGTTCACCGATCCGTGTTTGTTTGTCGGGCCTCTGTATTGCCTTTGCGGTTGTCGCGGAACATGATGCTCAGGTATTGGCATCGTGGCTGAACAAAAAGGACAACAAGATGAGCAAAATGCAAATAACTCTGGCTGGCACTAAAGTGTTTTATCTGCTGCTTTTGGCATCTTTTTATTCGCAGGCGGCTGTCTGGCCTGACTGGCTTTCTGAGCCTGATGTGATTGTCAGCCATCAGCCCCTCGACACTCATGTGCCGCAGGTGAAATCGTTGAATAATGCGCTGCAGCGCGTGAAAGCCTTGCCCACAGGCGCGGTTATTTATATCGCGGCGGGTGATTATTATGAGCGCCTGCAAGTGACCACCGATAATCTGAAAATAGTCGGGGCGGGTCAGCAACAAACCCGGATCTATTATGATCGTTATGCCGGTCAGCCAGTGCCGGGTGAGAGCCAGCAAACCTGGGGAACCTTTCGTACCGCAACAGTTAACATTGAAGCTAAGGATGTGATCATTGCCAATCTCACTATCGAGAACAGCTTTGATTATCCGGCCAATGAGGC comes from Lacimicrobium alkaliphilum and encodes:
- the mrcB gene encoding penicillin-binding protein 1B, with the translated sequence MVQKKTSNTSRKAPSRRANVTKSNAGKSRATNSKARPSLRARIWIWSWRNSWKFLLVGLLCLSAYGLYLDARIKARFEGNTWQVPAQIYARPYTLSRGQQLSISEVVEELKWLSYRPVAQVKSSGQYAVDGNKLHFYRREALFAEGEESAAMTRLTFANGELSDIRFNGRAVEQVSLEPYLVTRFTNSSGEDRMLVQLEDVPQELISMLLLVEDRDFYQHQGIAPLAILRALMANISAGRAVQGGSTLTQQLIKNLFLTNEKTLLRKANEALMSLVIELRYSKDEILEAYLNEVFLGQNGLNGVHGFGLASYFYFDRPLNELSVPEMALLVGMIKGPSYYNPRRNQERALERRNLVLRLMFEEQDVAPQHYQAWLKTPITLRQQGKYNRSTHPAFMDKVREELQRILPDASLQEAGIKIFTTLDPLAQRKAEAVLSKGIARISEQRQLPDLQGAMVVTDIASGGIRAMVGDKNTHYQGFNRAVDARRPIGSLIKPAVYLTALEQPFYYHLGTPIADMPIELKSSEGKLWAPQNADQTFRGQVSLLQGLSESLNVPTVTLGMELGLDAVADTIKRLGVHQDVPLYPAMTLGALSLSPLQVNQLYQTIANEGGYIPLHSISAVVDNDGKLLWQHRQSARQRADRKAVYLLNYALNRVTREGTAKALKQRFPQLHLAGKTGTTNDYRDSWYSGFDRHHLSTIWLGTDDNQNTGLAGASGALPLYMDYLQQSHPKSLSRPFPQGLGIAHFDLDSGTPVQPGCAGSISVPAVTDALPAPADCLSAEREKPGKKEKSWWQKLFGGE